In a genomic window of Salegentibacter salegens:
- a CDS encoding META domain-containing protein yields the protein MKKILFIFSVFLMISCGNSEDKISEDPADLKSLNGNYELLELDGEDISAQGFILNFNGTEQRLSGKTGCNNFVATYKIEDSIVKFNPPLGTKMYCEGQMEYEEILNELIPEIRNVRISDKDLIFLSGENQELLNLQKTEDSE from the coding sequence ATGAAAAAGATCTTATTTATATTCAGCGTATTTTTAATGATTTCCTGCGGAAATTCAGAAGATAAAATTTCAGAAGATCCTGCAGATCTAAAATCCCTTAACGGCAATTACGAATTGCTGGAATTGGATGGGGAAGATATTTCTGCTCAAGGTTTTATTTTAAATTTTAATGGTACAGAACAACGACTTTCTGGAAAAACCGGTTGCAACAATTTTGTAGCAACTTATAAAATTGAAGATTCCATAGTGAAATTCAATCCGCCGTTGGGAACAAAAATGTACTGTGAAGGGCAGATGGAATATGAAGAGATTTTGAATGAACTAATTCCGGAGATTCGAAATGTTAGAATTAGCGATAAAGATTTAATATTTTTATCTGGAGAAAATCAGGAGCTTTTAAACCTGCAAAAAACAGAAGACAGTGAGTAA